A region of Panthera uncia isolate 11264 chromosome D4, Puncia_PCG_1.0, whole genome shotgun sequence DNA encodes the following proteins:
- the DMAC1 gene encoding distal membrane-arm assembly complex protein 1, translating to MGSFLSQPLEPIKVAAPPEVTNSAEPLPLAAPGAPTSPAEAPLLNNCWSCRVLSGSGLIGAGGYVYWVARKPMKLGYAPSPGTITQMVIGISIACWGVIILADPKGKAFRAD from the exons ATGGGTTCTTTCTTGTCCCAACCACTGGAGCCCATCAAAGTCGCTGCGCCTCCTGAAGTCACCAACTCCGCCGAGCCCCTGCCCCTCGCTGCACCTGGAGCGCCGACCTCTCCAGCGGAAGCGCCTCTACTTAATAACTGCTGGAGCTGTCGCGTGCTCTCCGGGTCGGGGCTGATAGGGGCGGGCGGATATGTGTACTGGGTGGCGCGGAAGCCCATGAAGCTGGGATACGCCCCGAGTCCAGGGACTATTACGCAGATGGTCATCGGCATCA gcaTAGCTTGTTGGGGTGTAATCATCCTGGCAGACCCCAAAGGGAAAGCCTTCCGTGCTGATTGA